From a single Sulfolobus sp. E5-1-F genomic region:
- a CDS encoding DNA topoisomerase VI subunit B: protein MSAKEKFTSLSPAEFFKRNPELAGFPNPARALYQTVRELIENSLDATDVHGILPNIKITIDLIDEARQIYKVNVVDNGIGIPPQEVPNAFGRVLYSSKYVNRQTRGMYGLGVKAAVLYSQMHQDKPIEIETSPINSKRIYTFKLKIDINKNEPVIVERGSVENTRGFHGTSVAISIPGDWPKAKSRIYEYIKRTYIITPYAEFIFKDPEGNITYYPRLTNKIPKPPQEVKPHPYGVDREEIKILINNLKRDYTIKEFLVNEFQSIGDTTADKILELAGLKPNKKVKNLTEEEITRLVETFKKYEDFRSPSADSLSVIGEDLIELGLKKIFNPDFAASITRKPKAYQGHPFIVEAGVAFGGSIPVSEEPIVLRYANKIPLIYDEKSDVIWKVVEELDWKRYGIESDQYQMVVMVHLCSTKIPYKSAGKESIAEVEDIEKEIKNALMEVARKLKQYLSEKRKEQEAKKKLLAYLKYIPEVSRSLATFLASGNKELVSKYQGEISEDLFKLISKKLDLINIEEYRKVYRVDSE from the coding sequence CTAAAGAAAAGTTTACAAGCTTATCCCCCGCAGAATTCTTTAAAAGGAATCCGGAGCTAGCCGGATTCCCTAATCCAGCGAGGGCTCTTTATCAAACAGTTAGAGAGTTAATAGAGAACTCGCTGGACGCTACTGACGTGCATGGGATATTGCCTAATATTAAGATTACGATTGACTTAATTGATGAAGCTAGGCAAATATATAAGGTTAATGTGGTTGATAATGGAATAGGTATTCCTCCCCAGGAGGTTCCTAATGCCTTTGGTAGAGTATTGTACAGTTCAAAATATGTAAATAGGCAAACTAGGGGTATGTATGGTCTGGGTGTAAAGGCTGCTGTTCTCTATAGTCAAATGCATCAAGATAAGCCTATAGAAATAGAGACTTCTCCAATAAATTCTAAAAGAATATACACTTTTAAGTTAAAAATTGATATAAATAAGAATGAACCAGTAATTGTAGAAAGAGGATCTGTTGAAAACACTAGGGGTTTTCATGGAACGTCAGTGGCAATTTCTATACCGGGCGATTGGCCTAAGGCTAAATCAAGAATTTACGAATATATTAAGAGGACTTACATTATAACCCCCTATGCAGAATTTATCTTTAAAGATCCTGAAGGAAATATAACATATTATCCAAGATTAACAAATAAGATTCCTAAGCCACCGCAAGAAGTTAAGCCTCATCCCTATGGAGTAGATAGGGAAGAAATAAAGATACTAATAAATAATTTAAAGAGAGATTATACCATAAAGGAATTTTTGGTGAATGAATTTCAAAGTATAGGAGATACTACTGCAGATAAAATCTTAGAATTAGCTGGACTAAAGCCCAATAAGAAAGTTAAGAATTTAACAGAAGAGGAAATAACTAGGCTAGTTGAAACTTTTAAAAAGTATGAGGATTTTAGGTCCCCATCAGCGGATTCATTATCTGTAATAGGGGAAGATTTAATTGAATTAGGTTTGAAAAAGATCTTTAATCCAGACTTTGCAGCATCTATAACTAGGAAACCTAAAGCTTACCAAGGGCATCCATTCATAGTTGAAGCGGGTGTTGCATTTGGCGGCAGTATACCCGTTAGCGAAGAGCCTATAGTTTTAAGATATGCCAATAAGATTCCGTTAATTTATGATGAGAAATCAGATGTCATATGGAAAGTCGTTGAAGAGCTAGATTGGAAAAGGTATGGTATTGAGTCGGATCAATATCAAATGGTAGTAATGGTTCATTTATGTAGTACCAAGATACCTTATAAGAGTGCTGGTAAAGAAAGTATAGCTGAAGTAGAGGACATAGAGAAGGAAATAAAGAACGCATTGATGGAAGTTGCACGAAAACTTAAACAGTATCTGAGTGAGAAGAGAAAGGAACAAGAAGCTAAGAAGAAATTACTTGCGTATTTAAAATATATACCAGAGGTTAGTAGATCTCTAGCGACCTTTTTAGCGTCGGGTAATAAAGAGTTAGTGTCTAAGTACCAGGGTGAGATCTCAGAAGATTTATTTAAACTTATTTCTAAGAAATTAGATTTAATTAATATCGAAGAATATAGAAAGGTATATAGGGTGGATAGTGAATGA